The Actinomadura graeca nucleotide sequence ACACCCTCCCGGAGATGGGGCGCGTCTGGAGTGACGCGCACAAGTACGAGCTGTGGTGCCAGGTGGAGGTCCTCGTCGTCGAGGCCCACGCCGAGGCCGGCACGATCCCGCCGGAGGTGGTCGAGCCGGTCCGCAAGGCGCCGCCGCCGACACCGGAGGCGGTGCACGCGATCGAGGCGGTCACGCAGCACGACGTGATCGCCTTCCTGTCGGCGTGGGCGGACAACACCGAGCCGCGCGAGGCGGCCCGGTACGTCCACTTCGGCATGACCTCGTCGGACCTGCTGGACACCGCGCTGGCGCTCCAGCTCGTCGAGGCGTCCGACATCCTGCTCGCCAAGGCCGACGCGCTCGTCGCGACGCTGCGCGACCACGCGCTGGCGCACCGGGCGACCCTGCGGGTGGGCCGCACGCACGGCATCCACGGCGAGCCGGACGTGTGGGGCCACCGCGTCGCGGACTTCGCGTTCGCCATGGCGCGCTCCCGTGACCGGCTCCGCCGCGCGCGGGAGGCCGTCGGCGTGATGGCGATCTCCGGTGCCGTCGGGACGTACTCCAACATCGACCCGGCCGTCGAACTGCACGTCGCGCGGAGGCTCGGCCTGCGGAGCGCGGACGTCTCGACGCAGGTCGTCATGCGCGACGGGATCAGCGAGTGGGTCTCGGCGCTGGCGATCATGGCGACGGTGTGCGAGGCGGTGGCGCTGGAGGTGCGGCACGGGCAGCGCACGGAGGTCCGCGAGCTGTGGGAGCCGTTCGGCAAGGGCCAGAAGGGCTCCTCGGCGATGCCGCACAAGAAGAACCCGATCATCTCCGAGCGGCTCGCCGGGATGGCGCGGATCGTCCGGGCGCAGGTCGTCCCGGTGCTGGAGGGGATCCCGCTCTGGCATGAGCGCGACATCTCGCACTCCTCCACCGAGCGGATCGCGCTGCCGGACGCGTCCATCGCGCTGGACTACATGCTGAACCTGACGAACCGGCTGATGTCCGGCCTGGTCGTGGACGAGGCGCGGATGCGCGCCAACCTGGAGTCGACCGGCGGGCTGATCTACACCTCGACCGTGCTGCTGGAACTGGTCGAGGCGGGCATGTCCCGCGACGACGAGGCGTACCCGCTCGTCCAGAAGGCGGCGATGGAGACGTGGGAGACGGGCGTCCCCTTCCGCGAGACCCTCCGCAAGCACGCCGCGGAGGCGGGCCTCACACTGGACGAGGCGCGCCTGGACACGGTGTGCCGCCCCGAGCGCTTCGTCGAGCGGCTCACCCCCGTCTTCGACCGGCTGACAAGCCTCGCCTGACCATCCGCCGCGTCCGACCCCCGAGGGAGGGACCTTGCCGGGCACCCTGACCGAGCTGAACGTCTACCCGCTCAAGAGCGGCCGTGGCACGTCGCTGGCGGAGGCCGAGCTGACCTCCCGGGGGCTGCGGCACGACCGCGAGTTCATGCTCATCACGCCTGAGGGGCGGTTCCTGTCGCAGCGGCAGATCGCGCCGATGGCGCTGCTGCGGCCGTCCTACGACGGGACGGTCCTGACGGTGGACGCGCCTGGGACGGCACCGCTCGTCCACAAGCCGGTGGACGACGGGCCCGTCCTGGACGTGACCGTCCACCGGGACGACTGCCAGGGCATCGACCAGGGCGACCAAGCGGCCGCCTGGTTCTCCTCGGTTCTCGGCCGCGACTGCCGGCTGGTGCGCTTCACCGGGCGGCGGGTCCCGGCGGAGGGCGGCGGCGAGCCGATGTTCGCCGACCGGTTCCCGCTGCTGCTCATCTCCGCGGAGTCCCTCGCCGACCTCAACGGGCGCCTGGACGAGCCGCTGCCGATGAACCGGTTCCGGCCGACCCTCGTCGTCGAGGGGCTCGGCGCCTTCGGCGAGGACTCCGTGCGGCTCCTGCGGATCGGCGGGACGGTGATCGAGCTGGTCAAGGCGTGCACCCGCTGCCTCATCACCACCACCGACCAGGAGACCGGCGAGCGCGGCCGGGAGCCGCTGCGTACCCTCGCCTCCTACCGCACCGTCGATCAGGGGATCCGGTTCGGGCAGAACGGCGTCCCGCGCACGCCGGGCCCGCTCGCGCTCGGCGACCCCGTCGACATCCTGGAGGCCAAGTGAAGCACCTGCACAGCGGGAAGGTCCGGGACCTGTACGCGCTGCCCGGCGGCGAGCTGCTCATGGTGGCCCGCGACACGATCTCCGCGTTCGACTACGTCCTGGACACCCCGATCCCGGACAAGGGCCGCATCCTCACCCAGCTGTCGCTGTGGTGGTTCGAGCGGCTCGCGGATGTGCTGCCCAACCACGTCCTGTCCACGGACCTGCCGGACGGCGCGCCCGCCGAGTGGGCCGGGCGGTCGGTGGTCGTCCAGCGGCTCGACATGGTCAAGGTCGAGTGCGTCGCGCGCGGGTACCTCACCGGCTCCGGCCTCAAGGACTACCGGGCGTCGGGGACGGTCTGCGGCATCCCGCTGCCGCCCGGGCTCGTGGACGGCTCCCGGCTCCCCGAGCCGATCTTCACCCCGACCACGAAGGCCGACGTCGGCGAGCACGACGAGCCGATGACGTTCGCGCAGGTCGAGAAGGCCGTCGGCGCGGACGTGGCGGCGCGGCTGCGCGACACGACCCTCGCCGTCTACGGGCGCGGCGCCGAGCTCGGGCGCGAGCGCGGCATCATCGTCGCCGACACCAAGATCGAGCTGGGCCGGTCGCCGGACGGCGGGCTGGTCCTCGCCGACGAGGTCCTCACCCCCGACTCGTCCCGTTTCTGGCCGGCGGACGCGTGGGAGCCCGGCCGCGCGCAGCCGTCGTTCGACAAGCAGTTCGTCCGGGACTGGCTGCTGTCCCCCGAGTCCGGCTGGGACCGCGCGTCCGGTGAGGCGCCGCCGCCGCTGCCGCCCGCCGTCGTCGAGCGCACCCGCGCCAAGTACGTCGAGGCGTACGAGCGCATCACCGGCGACGCCTTCCGCTGACCGGCGGCCTCCGCCGACCGGCGGCCTCCGCCGACCGGCGCCCGCCCGACCGCCGCCCTGCCCACCGGCCGCCGCGCCGACCGGCGTCTAGCCGACCACCTCGCCGGTCTCGTTGCCGAAGCGGTCGCGCATGGCGGTCGGCACGATCTCGACGGTGAGGCCGGGCAGCGACCGGACGGGCCGACTGCCCGCCGTCGGGCGCAGGGTGTCGGCGAGGTCGTCCAGGGCAAGGGGCGGGACATGCACCACGAGCTCGCCCTCGCCCGGCTCCTCCACCGCGAACGCGTCCGACGGCCGGAACGCCAGCAGCGTCTCCTCGGTCTGGAGGAGCAGCTCGCGGCCGAACGGGAGCCGCCCGCGCAGGGACTCGGCGACGGCCTGGGCCTGGAGCGCCCCGAGCCTCAGCGTCGTCAGCCCGGCGCCCCGGTCCCAGTGGGCGGTGGTCACGTACAGCAGGCCGCTGTTCGAGCCGTCCCGCTCGATGCCCTCCCGGACGGTCCGCGCCACCTCCGGGCGGGCGAGCAGGGACCGCCGGTCGACGTCGGTGACGAACAGGGGCAGGTGGGGGGCGAGCGCCTCCATGAACGCTGCCGCGTTCCACTGGCGGACGGCCTCGTACTCCTCCATCGTGAGGCCCACGACCTGGAGGAACTTCAGGCGCCCGTGCGGCGTGGGGATCTCGGGCAGCTCGGGGTCGAGGACGAACGCGACGGCGCGGATGTGGGAGTCCTCACGCTCGGCGGCGATCGGCCCGTTGACGCTCATGTGGTGGCCGGCCTCGAACCAGTTGCCCGAGTGGAACACGTACCGGCCGAGGTTCTGCAGCAGGTTCGCCGCCCAGACCGGCGGCGTCTCCTCGGCCGGGTCGCGGACGAGCCGGAACGTGAACTCGAACCCCCAGCCCGACTCCTCCGGGTCGCTGGTCTCCTGCTTGGAGTAAAGCTCGGACATGCCGTAGGAGACGAAGTGCCAATGCGGCACCGGCTCCGCCCGCGGGTAGACGCTGATGCCGTCGAGCGGGTCGGGGCCGCCGAGCGACCACTTCCGCACGGTGCCGAGATGGTAGGGCCCGACGTTCCCGTAGAGGGACCGGAGCGCGGCGTCGATGGCGTCCCAGCCGGGGGTCTCGTCCATGAAGATCACCATAGTGGCGGGGTACGGACGCCCACGTCCGGGCGCCGAATTTGCCCGCGAGGCCGAACCTTTGCGAAGCGCCGGGTATCTAAGCGGGCAGACAAGCGCCGAGGTGGCGCGGGTAGGACACCCCACACCCGGCTCGATGGTTTACTTGGGACGCGTTGGCGCAGAGGGGGGACACCGTTCGGCGCTCGGCCCTTGTGATCCGCCGTAGTCCCACTTGATCCGGTAGACACCTCGAACCGGTGAAAACCGTTGACCGCACCCGAGAAGGAGTAAGGCGGAGATGAGC carries:
- the purB gene encoding adenylosuccinate lyase encodes the protein MIERYTLPEMGRVWSDAHKYELWCQVEVLVVEAHAEAGTIPPEVVEPVRKAPPPTPEAVHAIEAVTQHDVIAFLSAWADNTEPREAARYVHFGMTSSDLLDTALALQLVEASDILLAKADALVATLRDHALAHRATLRVGRTHGIHGEPDVWGHRVADFAFAMARSRDRLRRAREAVGVMAISGAVGTYSNIDPAVELHVARRLGLRSADVSTQVVMRDGISEWVSALAIMATVCEAVALEVRHGQRTEVRELWEPFGKGQKGSSAMPHKKNPIISERLAGMARIVRAQVVPVLEGIPLWHERDISHSSTERIALPDASIALDYMLNLTNRLMSGLVVDEARMRANLESTGGLIYTSTVLLELVEAGMSRDDEAYPLVQKAAMETWETGVPFRETLRKHAAEAGLTLDEARLDTVCRPERFVERLTPVFDRLTSLA
- a CDS encoding MOSC domain-containing protein, which produces MPGTLTELNVYPLKSGRGTSLAEAELTSRGLRHDREFMLITPEGRFLSQRQIAPMALLRPSYDGTVLTVDAPGTAPLVHKPVDDGPVLDVTVHRDDCQGIDQGDQAAAWFSSVLGRDCRLVRFTGRRVPAEGGGEPMFADRFPLLLISAESLADLNGRLDEPLPMNRFRPTLVVEGLGAFGEDSVRLLRIGGTVIELVKACTRCLITTTDQETGERGREPLRTLASYRTVDQGIRFGQNGVPRTPGPLALGDPVDILEAK
- a CDS encoding phosphoribosylaminoimidazolesuccinocarboxamide synthase; the encoded protein is MKHLHSGKVRDLYALPGGELLMVARDTISAFDYVLDTPIPDKGRILTQLSLWWFERLADVLPNHVLSTDLPDGAPAEWAGRSVVVQRLDMVKVECVARGYLTGSGLKDYRASGTVCGIPLPPGLVDGSRLPEPIFTPTTKADVGEHDEPMTFAQVEKAVGADVAARLRDTTLAVYGRGAELGRERGIIVADTKIELGRSPDGGLVLADEVLTPDSSRFWPADAWEPGRAQPSFDKQFVRDWLLSPESGWDRASGEAPPPLPPAVVERTRAKYVEAYERITGDAFR
- a CDS encoding suppressor of fused domain protein, which codes for MDETPGWDAIDAALRSLYGNVGPYHLGTVRKWSLGGPDPLDGISVYPRAEPVPHWHFVSYGMSELYSKQETSDPEESGWGFEFTFRLVRDPAEETPPVWAANLLQNLGRYVFHSGNWFEAGHHMSVNGPIAAEREDSHIRAVAFVLDPELPEIPTPHGRLKFLQVVGLTMEEYEAVRQWNAAAFMEALAPHLPLFVTDVDRRSLLARPEVARTVREGIERDGSNSGLLYVTTAHWDRGAGLTTLRLGALQAQAVAESLRGRLPFGRELLLQTEETLLAFRPSDAFAVEEPGEGELVVHVPPLALDDLADTLRPTAGSRPVRSLPGLTVEIVPTAMRDRFGNETGEVVG